A window of Thalassophryne amazonica chromosome 21, fThaAma1.1, whole genome shotgun sequence contains these coding sequences:
- the LOC117503201 gene encoding armadillo-like helical domain-containing protein 4 isoform X3, translating to MADAQRQPEEASVLSADSFTDEPIPTLRGDQDMTQRLTPRAFPCSSTAPSQQKTSSEVQEPPKETQMGNQEDDGQTISPDALSMWGHKGVTTTMLPDSLLPDIGPNLMPREDGPENLWTEAARASNADTVMPLSQDEATEGTMSSEALPLIFEPFDDITQEGVAAPAVARAPGSAQPPAAMATRGMPLSEVDLDQLVTVETDSDGPSHAPPMLIPDWTSTWQTSGAELLEPISPSGLSASQRRAGTNPEGVVRTPNVEAGLSTSGTLSSSQQAMTTDQTYHHSAHKSRSGFVEVESDEEPDEDEEDENSEESLEEESEEDLTETPKPSSTQPPYSLIPPPPVWVQRNPGLMRSWVELIKEKAGYVSGMLAPVGIGITGALLIVGALYSIRMIHRKRRNSFKHQRRKVRQPEQPREPGVNCQDQAMLLADSSEDEF from the exons ATGGCAGATGCTCAAAGACAGCCAGAGGAAGCTTCAGTTCTGTCTGCTGATTCGTTCACAGATGAGCCAATACCAACATTGAGAGGTGATCAGGACATGACCCAAAGACTGACCCCACGTGCATTTCCTTGCTCCTCCACAGCTCCATCACAGCAGAAGACTTCCTCAGAGGTACAAGAACCTCCAAAGGAGACACAAATGGGCAACCAAGAGGATGATGGCCAAACAATATCGCCTGATG CTTTGTCCATGTGGGGCCACAAGGGCGTGACCACAACCATGTTGCCGGACTCCCTGCTGCCTGATATTGGACCAAACCTGATGCCGAGAGAAGACGGACCAGAAAACCTGTGGACTGAGGCAGCAAGAGCCAGCAACG cagaCACTGTGATGCCGCTGTCCCAGGATGAGGCCACAGAGGGCAccatgtcatcagaggctcttccTCTCATCTTCGAGCCTTTTGACGATATCACACAGGAGGGGGTGGCTGCTCCGGCGGTCGCCCGGGCACCCGGCAGCGCTCAGCCTCCTGCTGCCATGGCAACCAGAGGAATGCCTCTGTCAGAGGTGGACCTTGACCAGCTGGTCACCGTGGAGACAGACAGTGATGGACCCTCACATGCTCCGCCCATGCTGATACCAGACTGGACGTCGACTTGGCAGACATCAGGTGCTGAGCTCCTCGAGCCAATCAGCCCGTCAGGTCTGTCTGCTTCTCAGCGTCGGGCTGGGACCAACCCAGAAG GTGTGGTGAGGACACCAAATGTTGAAGCAGGCCTGTCCACCAGTGGTACCCTGTCATCCAGCCAACAAGCAATGACAACAGACCAGACATACCACCATTCTGCACACAAATCCAGATCAGGGTTTGTGGAGGTGGAATCTGATG AGGAGCCAGACGAGGACGAGGAGGACGAGAACTCAGAGGAGTCACTGGAAGAAGAGAGCGAAGAAGATCTGACAGAAACACCCAAACCATCCTCAACGCAGCCTCCGTACAGCCTCATCCCTCCACCGCCCGTGTGGGTTCAGAGAAACCCGGGCCTGA TGAGGAGCTGGGTGGAGCTGATCAAAGAGAAG GCGGGCTACGTTTCGGGAATGTTGGCCCCAGTTGGCATTGGCATCACGGGGGCGCTGCTCATCGTAGGCGCCCTCTACAGCATCAGGATGATCCATCGCAAACGGAGGAACAGCTTCAAACACCAGAGGAGGAAGGTCAggcagccagag CAACCTCGAGAACCCGGCGTAAATTGTCAGGATCAGGCCATGCTGCTGGCCGACAGCTCCGAGGATGAGTTCTGA
- the LOC117503201 gene encoding armadillo-like helical domain-containing protein 4 isoform X1, whose protein sequence is MADAQRQPEEASVLSADSFTDEPIPTLRGDQDMTQRLTPRAFPCSSTAPSQQKTSSEVQEPPKETQMGNQEDDGQTISPDGEGSDPKTDRTPPLTEPSAHIQRLTSLGIAPPSSFSTALSMWGHKGVTTTMLPDSLLPDIGPNLMPREDGPENLWTEAARASNADTVMPLSQDEATEGTMSSEALPLIFEPFDDITQEGVAAPAVARAPGSAQPPAAMATRGMPLSEVDLDQLVTVETDSDGPSHAPPMLIPDWTSTWQTSGAELLEPISPSGLSASQRRAGTNPEGVVRTPNVEAGLSTSGTLSSSQQAMTTDQTYHHSAHKSRSGFVEVESDEEPDEDEEDENSEESLEEESEEDLTETPKPSSTQPPYSLIPPPPVWVQRNPGLMRSWVELIKEKAGYVSGMLAPVGIGITGALLIVGALYSIRMIHRKRRNSFKHQRRKVRQPEQPREPGVNCQDQAMLLADSSEDEF, encoded by the exons ATGGCAGATGCTCAAAGACAGCCAGAGGAAGCTTCAGTTCTGTCTGCTGATTCGTTCACAGATGAGCCAATACCAACATTGAGAGGTGATCAGGACATGACCCAAAGACTGACCCCACGTGCATTTCCTTGCTCCTCCACAGCTCCATCACAGCAGAAGACTTCCTCAGAGGTACAAGAACCTCCAAAGGAGACACAAATGGGCAACCAAGAGGATGATGGCCAAACAATATCGCCTGATGGTGAGGGTTCTGACCCCAAAACCGACAGGACACCACCCCTCACGGAACCTTCAGCGCACATACAAAGGCTGACCTCCCTTGGCATCGCGCCTCCCTCGTCTTTCTCCACAGCTTTGTCCATGTGGGGCCACAAGGGCGTGACCACAACCATGTTGCCGGACTCCCTGCTGCCTGATATTGGACCAAACCTGATGCCGAGAGAAGACGGACCAGAAAACCTGTGGACTGAGGCAGCAAGAGCCAGCAACG cagaCACTGTGATGCCGCTGTCCCAGGATGAGGCCACAGAGGGCAccatgtcatcagaggctcttccTCTCATCTTCGAGCCTTTTGACGATATCACACAGGAGGGGGTGGCTGCTCCGGCGGTCGCCCGGGCACCCGGCAGCGCTCAGCCTCCTGCTGCCATGGCAACCAGAGGAATGCCTCTGTCAGAGGTGGACCTTGACCAGCTGGTCACCGTGGAGACAGACAGTGATGGACCCTCACATGCTCCGCCCATGCTGATACCAGACTGGACGTCGACTTGGCAGACATCAGGTGCTGAGCTCCTCGAGCCAATCAGCCCGTCAGGTCTGTCTGCTTCTCAGCGTCGGGCTGGGACCAACCCAGAAG GTGTGGTGAGGACACCAAATGTTGAAGCAGGCCTGTCCACCAGTGGTACCCTGTCATCCAGCCAACAAGCAATGACAACAGACCAGACATACCACCATTCTGCACACAAATCCAGATCAGGGTTTGTGGAGGTGGAATCTGATG AGGAGCCAGACGAGGACGAGGAGGACGAGAACTCAGAGGAGTCACTGGAAGAAGAGAGCGAAGAAGATCTGACAGAAACACCCAAACCATCCTCAACGCAGCCTCCGTACAGCCTCATCCCTCCACCGCCCGTGTGGGTTCAGAGAAACCCGGGCCTGA TGAGGAGCTGGGTGGAGCTGATCAAAGAGAAG GCGGGCTACGTTTCGGGAATGTTGGCCCCAGTTGGCATTGGCATCACGGGGGCGCTGCTCATCGTAGGCGCCCTCTACAGCATCAGGATGATCCATCGCAAACGGAGGAACAGCTTCAAACACCAGAGGAGGAAGGTCAggcagccagag CAACCTCGAGAACCCGGCGTAAATTGTCAGGATCAGGCCATGCTGCTGGCCGACAGCTCCGAGGATGAGTTCTGA
- the LOC117503201 gene encoding armadillo-like helical domain-containing protein 4 isoform X2 — MADAQRQPEEASVLSADSFTDEPIPTLRGDQDMTQRLTPRAFPCSSTAPSQQKTSSEVQEPPKETQMGNQEDDGQTISPDGEGSDPKTDRTPPLTEPSAHIQRLTSLGIAPPSSFSTALSMWGHKGVTTTMLPDSLLPDIGPNLMPREDGPENLWTEAARASNADTVMPLSQDEATEGTMSSEALPLIFEPFDDITQEGVAAPAVARAPGSAQPPAAMATRGMPLSEVDLDQLVTVETDSDGPSHAPPMLIPDWTSTWQTSGAELLEPISPSGLSASQRRAGTNPEGVVRTPNVEAGLSTSGTLSSSQQAMTTDQTYHHSAHKSRSGFVEVESDEEPDEDEEDENSEESLEEESEEDLTETPKPSSTQPPYSLIPPPPVWVQRNPGLMRSWVELIKEKAGYVSGMLAPVGIGITGALLIVGALYSIRMIHRKRRNSFKHQRRKQPREPGVNCQDQAMLLADSSEDEF, encoded by the exons ATGGCAGATGCTCAAAGACAGCCAGAGGAAGCTTCAGTTCTGTCTGCTGATTCGTTCACAGATGAGCCAATACCAACATTGAGAGGTGATCAGGACATGACCCAAAGACTGACCCCACGTGCATTTCCTTGCTCCTCCACAGCTCCATCACAGCAGAAGACTTCCTCAGAGGTACAAGAACCTCCAAAGGAGACACAAATGGGCAACCAAGAGGATGATGGCCAAACAATATCGCCTGATGGTGAGGGTTCTGACCCCAAAACCGACAGGACACCACCCCTCACGGAACCTTCAGCGCACATACAAAGGCTGACCTCCCTTGGCATCGCGCCTCCCTCGTCTTTCTCCACAGCTTTGTCCATGTGGGGCCACAAGGGCGTGACCACAACCATGTTGCCGGACTCCCTGCTGCCTGATATTGGACCAAACCTGATGCCGAGAGAAGACGGACCAGAAAACCTGTGGACTGAGGCAGCAAGAGCCAGCAACG cagaCACTGTGATGCCGCTGTCCCAGGATGAGGCCACAGAGGGCAccatgtcatcagaggctcttccTCTCATCTTCGAGCCTTTTGACGATATCACACAGGAGGGGGTGGCTGCTCCGGCGGTCGCCCGGGCACCCGGCAGCGCTCAGCCTCCTGCTGCCATGGCAACCAGAGGAATGCCTCTGTCAGAGGTGGACCTTGACCAGCTGGTCACCGTGGAGACAGACAGTGATGGACCCTCACATGCTCCGCCCATGCTGATACCAGACTGGACGTCGACTTGGCAGACATCAGGTGCTGAGCTCCTCGAGCCAATCAGCCCGTCAGGTCTGTCTGCTTCTCAGCGTCGGGCTGGGACCAACCCAGAAG GTGTGGTGAGGACACCAAATGTTGAAGCAGGCCTGTCCACCAGTGGTACCCTGTCATCCAGCCAACAAGCAATGACAACAGACCAGACATACCACCATTCTGCACACAAATCCAGATCAGGGTTTGTGGAGGTGGAATCTGATG AGGAGCCAGACGAGGACGAGGAGGACGAGAACTCAGAGGAGTCACTGGAAGAAGAGAGCGAAGAAGATCTGACAGAAACACCCAAACCATCCTCAACGCAGCCTCCGTACAGCCTCATCCCTCCACCGCCCGTGTGGGTTCAGAGAAACCCGGGCCTGA TGAGGAGCTGGGTGGAGCTGATCAAAGAGAAG GCGGGCTACGTTTCGGGAATGTTGGCCCCAGTTGGCATTGGCATCACGGGGGCGCTGCTCATCGTAGGCGCCCTCTACAGCATCAGGATGATCCATCGCAAACGGAGGAACAGCTTCAAACACCAGAGGAGGAAG CAACCTCGAGAACCCGGCGTAAATTGTCAGGATCAGGCCATGCTGCTGGCCGACAGCTCCGAGGATGAGTTCTGA
- the actr10 gene encoding actin-related protein 10, which translates to MPLFDGLGSGGEKTAVVIDLGAAYTKCGFAGETGPRFIIPSKIRKAGQQQMVKVVQYNINTEELYVILKEFIHMLYFRHLLVNPRDRRVVIVESILCPSHFRETLTKVFFKKFEVPSVLFAPSHLMSIMTLGINSALVMDCGYTETLVLPVYECTPILPAWEALPLGGNAIHKEMDGLLVEQCTVDTDTMTGQSVPAVIGTVTEEIVEDIKVRTCFVSDMDRGLSIQKAKFNLDGAAERPAPPPDVDYPLDGEKILHIKGSIRDSVMEILFEQDNEEKSVASLILDALVKCPIDTRKVLSENLVVIGGTAMLPGFMHRLLAEIRLLVEKPKYRNVLASRSFRVHTPPAKPNCTAWLGGAIFGVLQDILGSRSVSRDYYNQTGRIPDWCCLSSPPPESLYEAGKTPPPLMKRAFSTEK; encoded by the exons ATGCCACTGTTTGACGGGCTGGGAAGCGGAGGAGAGAAGACTGCGGTTGTTATTGATTTGGGAGCAGCGTACACAAA ATGCGGCTTTGCAGGGGAAACGGGGCCAAGATTCATAATTCCAAGCAAAATTCGGAAGGCAGGACAGCAACAG ATGGTCAAAGTGGTTCAGTACAACATCAACACAGAAGAACTGTATGTCATCCTCAAAGAGTTTATCCATATGCTGTACTTCAG GCACCTGCTGGTGAACCCCCGCGACAGAAGAGTGGTCATCGTCGAGTCCATCCTTTGCCCGTCTCACTTTAGAGAAACGCTTACCAAGGTTTTCTTCAAAAAATTTGAG GTGCCCTCTGTGCTCTTCGCACCGAGTCACCTCATGTCCATCATGACTTTGGGCATCAACTCTGCACTGGTGATGGACTGTGGCTACACAGAGACCCTGGTGCTGCCT GTTTATGAGTGCACTCCTATTCTGCCAGCTTGGGAAGCTTTGCCTTTGGGTGGGAACGCAATTCATAA AGAAATGGACGGACTTCTTGTGGAACAGTGTACTGTTGATACAGACACCATGACTGGACAGAGTGTCCCTGCTGTCATTG GAACAGTGACAGAGGAGATTGTTGAGGACATTAAAG TCAGAACGTGCTTCGTCAGCGACATGGATCGAGGTCTCAGTATCCAAAAGGCCAAATTtaacttggatggagcagctgaa CGTCCAGCTCCGCCCCCTGATGTTGATTATCCTTTGGATGGGGAAAAAATTCTGCATATCAAAGGCTCAATCAG GGACTCTGTGATGGAAATCCTGTTTGAGCAGGACAACGAGGAGAAGAGTGTGGCCTCTCTGATACTTGACGCTCTGGTCAAG TGCCCCATTGATACACGGAAGGTGCTGTCAGAGAACCTGGTGGTGATCGGCGGCACGGCCATGCTGCCGGGTTTCATGCACCGTCTGCTGGCAGAGATACGCCTCCTGGTGGAGAAACCAAAGTACCGCAACGTGTTGGCCAGCAGGAGCTTCCGCGTTCACACCCCACCCGCCAAGCCCAACTGCACCGCTTGGCTCGGAG GCGCCATCTTCGGCGTGCTGCAGGACATCCTGGGCAGCAGGTCGGTGTCCCGAGACTACTACAACCAGACAGGACGGATCCCAGACTGGTGCTGCTTGAGCTCCCCTCCTCCGGAATCTCTTTACGAAGCCGGGAAGACACCGCCTCCACTCATGAAGCGGGCCTTTTCCACAGAGAAGTAG